The Bacteroidia bacterium genome contains a region encoding:
- the bcrB gene encoding benzoyl-CoA reductase subunit B produces the protein MKSEVKKENSMILQKEMIEGLFNDLANAKANGRKVCYTFVPGNLSELIRTFDMLPVYPEINALQNAMRKKSAAYIKEAEKHAHSEDVCTYVKCDVGMLLKGNIGPTGQKLPEPDVLLLSYTGCFTFMKWFETLKREYPDTTVIMLHTPYQENGKMTPEMTQYMVKQFHEEVIPKMEAVSGIKFDEEKLKKHLELSKESEDWITKIFDTTKHRPSPIDAYFAGVYYIGPINIGFRGTQEAVDYYKALYAEIQERIQLGLGPVTPEGEMSEEKYRLVVEGPPNWTSFREFWKIFYDMGAVIVASSYTKVGGVYDLGWRHNPEKPLESLAEYCMNCYTNLNLPQRVDLLSKCIAEYGADGYVTNSIKSCNSFSAGQLAMMREIEDKLEVPVGFIESDLVDPRYFSYSNIKNRLESYFQMLAQRKMMKELANQPSNT, from the coding sequence ATGAAATCAGAAGTAAAAAAAGAAAATAGCATGATTCTCCAAAAGGAGATGATAGAAGGATTGTTCAATGATTTGGCTAATGCCAAAGCAAACGGGCGTAAAGTATGCTATACTTTTGTGCCGGGTAATTTGTCTGAGCTAATCCGGACATTCGATATGCTGCCGGTTTATCCGGAAATCAACGCGCTGCAAAATGCAATGCGCAAAAAATCTGCTGCATACATCAAAGAGGCAGAAAAACACGCTCATAGTGAAGACGTTTGCACCTACGTAAAATGCGACGTAGGAATGCTCCTAAAAGGAAACATCGGCCCAACCGGCCAAAAACTTCCAGAACCGGATGTCCTCCTGCTCAGCTATACCGGCTGCTTTACTTTCATGAAATGGTTTGAAACACTAAAACGGGAATATCCAGATACCACCGTCATTATGCTGCATACACCATACCAAGAAAATGGCAAAATGACTCCGGAAATGACTCAATATATGGTAAAACAATTCCATGAAGAAGTAATCCCTAAAATGGAAGCCGTTTCCGGTATTAAATTTGATGAAGAAAAGCTAAAAAAGCACTTAGAACTCTCCAAAGAGTCTGAAGACTGGATTACCAAAATCTTTGATACAACCAAACATCGTCCTTCTCCCATAGACGCTTATTTTGCCGGCGTTTACTACATCGGTCCCATCAATATTGGTTTTAGAGGTACTCAAGAAGCGGTGGATTACTACAAGGCATTGTATGCAGAAATTCAAGAAAGAATTCAATTGGGGTTAGGCCCCGTTACCCCAGAAGGTGAAATGAGCGAGGAAAAATACCGCTTAGTGGTAGAAGGCCCACCAAACTGGACAAGTTTCAGAGAATTTTGGAAAATATTCTATGATATGGGAGCCGTAATTGTAGCTTCTTCTTATACCAAAGTAGGCGGCGTTTATGACCTCGGCTGGAGACATAATCCCGAAAAACCCCTCGAATCCCTCGCAGAATATTGCATGAACTGCTATACCAACCTGAACCTCCCCCAGCGGGTAGATTTACTTTCAAAGTGCATTGCAGAATATGGTGCTGACGGCTATGTAACAAACTCAATCAAAAGCTGTAACTCCTTTTCAGCCGGCCAGCTTGCTATGATGCGTGAAATTGAAGACAAATTAGAAGTCCCCGTAGGCTTCATCGAATCTGACCTCGTTGACCCACGATACTTCTCATATTCAAACATTAAAAATAGACTTGAATCCTATTTTCAAATGCTTGCCCAGCGAAAAATGATGAAGGAACTTGCCAACCAACCCTCTAATACATAA
- the bcrC gene encoding benzoyl-CoA reductase subunit C, translated as MLDFKQLIKECKELAFDLNFTRAKRWKEEAPGRVVVGYMPVYFPREVLHAAGALPVAIFGGGDKKQVIRGDAYYQSYICHIPRSTLDIVLDGQTAHFDGYIFPSICDVIRNLSGIFKLNNIGKFIKYMDFPQNFLPEVGGVFYQQEMQHVMHYVQEINNKTVTTADLNHSIALYNKNRQLIERIYEIRQHYPWRMTIEEVYYVLRAGTVIPVEEHNQILEQVCNHIEQNIGEPQDKVKVVISGAFCEQPSIGLIKSIEEAGCYVVDDDYMLGSRMILGDISATTNSPLEAIAHAYIYQSQYSSSIYDVSNPKENRLAEIAKKRGADGVLFASASFCDPSLLDAPIFQKAFDKMGIRYIAFQFSENINQYKVIKEQVGAFSDSIKLWEDESVHIS; from the coding sequence ATGCTGGATTTTAAACAACTAATTAAGGAATGCAAAGAGTTAGCGTTTGATTTGAATTTTACACGCGCAAAGCGTTGGAAAGAGGAAGCACCCGGTAGGGTTGTTGTGGGGTATATGCCGGTATATTTTCCCCGCGAAGTGCTGCACGCTGCCGGAGCTTTGCCGGTAGCCATCTTTGGCGGCGGAGATAAAAAACAGGTTATCAGAGGAGATGCCTACTACCAATCATACATTTGCCACATCCCCAGAAGCACTCTTGATATAGTCTTGGACGGCCAAACTGCACATTTTGACGGATATATTTTTCCCTCTATCTGTGACGTAATCCGAAATCTATCCGGAATTTTTAAACTCAATAACATCGGGAAGTTCATCAAATATATGGATTTTCCGCAAAACTTTTTACCGGAAGTAGGCGGTGTATTTTACCAACAAGAAATGCAGCACGTCATGCATTACGTCCAAGAAATTAATAATAAGACCGTTACCACAGCAGATTTAAATCACTCCATCGCTTTATACAATAAAAATCGCCAGCTAATAGAGCGAATTTATGAAATCCGCCAGCATTACCCTTGGCGAATGACTATCGAAGAAGTCTATTATGTACTCAGAGCCGGAACAGTCATTCCGGTAGAAGAACACAATCAGATTTTAGAGCAAGTCTGCAACCACATTGAACAAAATATTGGAGAACCACAGGACAAAGTAAAGGTAGTTATTTCTGGAGCTTTCTGCGAGCAACCGTCAATCGGTCTGATAAAATCTATCGAAGAAGCCGGATGCTATGTAGTTGATGATGATTATATGCTTGGCTCCAGAATGATTCTTGGAGACATTAGCGCTACAACAAACAGCCCCTTAGAAGCTATTGCTCATGCTTACATTTACCAAAGCCAATATTCTTCTTCTATTTATGATGTAAGTAACCCCAAAGAGAACCGTTTAGCAGAAATTGCCAAAAAACGTGGTGCAGACGGGGTTCTTTTTGCCTCAGCCAGTTTTTGCGACCCCAGCCTCTTAGATGCTCCTATCTTCCAAAAGGCTTTTGACAAAATGGGAATCCGCTACATAGCATTCCAATTTAGTGAAAACATCAACCAATATAAAGTAATTAAAGAACAAGTAGGTGCCTTCTCTGATTCTATCAAATTGTGGGAAGACGAATCTGTACATATTTCTTAA
- a CDS encoding FkbM family methyltransferase translates to MKKNLEKNLEQVEALSNTSKLGRLLHNPIRYIYAIVLKNVLYPIFQKEISVSCELFTGKKINVVLPASTDIYLTGGKSHPSEIRLAKFLIHNLQNNDSFWDIGAHYGYFSILASELVGPGGKVVSIEASTSTFDILKKNTEQYANISIRHNAMSDNNQKVSFFELPNLYSEYNTTDLAQFENEKWFSKIKTKKVVVDALTLDNLLTKYGEVPNIIKIDVEGGEFAVINGGMNLLKKEGSKPVIVMEYLEAKRNNQPHKQATDTLTQLGFKPNIIQNDGSLIFISDIEAHLSKNNLESDNIVFKK, encoded by the coding sequence ATGAAAAAAAACTTAGAAAAAAATCTTGAACAAGTAGAAGCATTATCAAATACTTCCAAATTGGGCAGGTTACTGCACAACCCAATTAGATATATTTATGCGATAGTATTAAAAAACGTCTTGTATCCGATATTTCAAAAAGAAATATCGGTAAGCTGTGAACTATTTACAGGAAAAAAAATCAACGTAGTTTTGCCTGCTTCAACCGATATTTACTTAACTGGAGGCAAGTCTCACCCGTCTGAAATTAGGTTAGCTAAGTTTTTAATTCATAATTTACAAAACAACGACTCTTTTTGGGATATAGGAGCGCATTATGGCTATTTCTCAATTTTGGCATCTGAATTGGTCGGGCCGGGCGGAAAGGTTGTATCCATTGAAGCATCTACCTCAACTTTTGATATTCTGAAAAAAAATACAGAACAGTATGCTAATATATCCATACGGCACAATGCAATGTCTGATAACAATCAAAAGGTCTCATTTTTTGAATTACCTAATTTGTATTCAGAATATAATACAACTGACTTAGCTCAATTTGAAAACGAAAAATGGTTTTCAAAAATCAAAACTAAAAAGGTAGTGGTTGATGCCCTTACATTAGACAACTTACTAACCAAATATGGGGAAGTTCCTAATATCATCAAGATTGACGTAGAAGGCGGAGAATTCGCTGTGATAAACGGCGGGATGAATCTCCTAAAAAAAGAAGGCTCAAAACCCGTTATTGTGATGGAATACTTAGAAGCCAAAAGAAACAATCAGCCGCATAAACAAGCTACTGATACCTTAACGCAGTTAGGCTTTAAGCCAAACATCATTCAAAATGACGGCAGTTTGATATTCATCAGTGATATTGAAGCCCATTTATCAAAAAACAATTTAGAATCAGATAATATTGTTTTTAAGAAATAG